Proteins encoded in a region of the Saccharothrix ecbatanensis genome:
- a CDS encoding MarR family winged helix-turn-helix transcriptional regulator: MISAQNVEDPLDLERQVCFALSIASRNVVALYRPLLEPMGLTHPQYLVMLALWGRAPLSVKELSRLLALEPATLSPLLKRLEAIGYVTRSRDAADERLLAVTLTETGAALREQALAIPPAVVERLGMSLDELRDLHSVLTRVIAATERT; the protein is encoded by the coding sequence ATGATTAGTGCACAAAACGTCGAGGACCCGCTGGACCTGGAACGGCAGGTCTGCTTCGCGTTGTCCATCGCGTCCAGGAACGTGGTCGCGCTCTACCGGCCGCTGTTGGAGCCCATGGGGCTGACCCACCCGCAGTACCTGGTGATGCTCGCCCTGTGGGGCCGCGCGCCGTTGTCGGTGAAGGAGCTGAGCCGGTTGCTGGCGTTGGAGCCCGCGACGCTGTCGCCGCTGCTCAAGCGGCTGGAGGCGATCGGGTACGTGACGAGGTCGCGGGACGCGGCGGACGAGCGGCTGCTCGCCGTGACGCTGACCGAGACCGGTGCGGCGCTGCGCGAACAGGCGTTGGCCATCCCGCCCGCGGTGGTGGAGCGGTTGGGGATGTCGCTGGACGAGTTGCGCGACCTGCACTCCGTGCTGACCAGGGTGATCGCCGCGACGGAGCGGACGTGA
- a CDS encoding PH domain-containing protein, whose translation MGERLRSGRARARLVVGMTCGLMIAGLYWFRYEGPYETVDGYLAVGTAALLNMAVRAWFVSLEFTPDGMVVRNVWRTHRLRWDQVVDAWYVHRTSWKREWVYLRLDNGHVIRVDASTEAHFAWYLALDIKTRLDARR comes from the coding sequence ATGGGGGAACGATTACGCAGCGGACGGGCACGCGCCCGACTAGTGGTCGGCATGACGTGTGGGCTGATGATCGCCGGCTTGTACTGGTTCCGGTACGAAGGACCGTACGAAACGGTGGACGGATACCTGGCCGTCGGCACGGCCGCACTCCTCAACATGGCAGTGCGTGCGTGGTTCGTGTCGCTGGAGTTCACGCCGGACGGGATGGTCGTGCGCAACGTGTGGCGCACTCACCGGCTGCGGTGGGACCAGGTCGTGGACGCCTGGTACGTGCACCGCACCAGCTGGAAACGGGAATGGGTGTACCTGCGGCTCGACAACGGCCACGTGATCCGCGTGGACGCGTCCACCGAGGCGCACTTCGCCTGGTACCTCGCCCTGGACATCAAGACACGGCTCGACGCCCGACGCTGA